One Thermus sp. LT1-2-5 genomic region harbors:
- a CDS encoding DUF1385 domain-containing protein — protein MRFLLLAKQAALGGAAALEGVMMKAPWAWALAVRLKNGEIHVERHEEPALTERYPFARLPLLRGVVALFDALSVSYRALARSAELAGEEEVPKGALWGTVAFSLLLGIALFIVLPGFLAGLFLDPSRHPVLYNGLAGLLKVGILLGYLRLIGRMPEIQRFFMYHGAEHKAIHAYEKGLPLTVENVLAQPRFHPRCGTTFIAFVIVVSVLVYSFIPAPEVLWWRLLARVLFLPVVAALAFELLYFSARHNDPLSRLLRELGFRFQALTVAEPTPEMVEVAIRSTEAALGEKVVA, from the coding sequence ATGCGCTTCTTGCTTTTGGCCAAGCAGGCGGCTTTGGGGGGGGCTGCGGCCCTCGAGGGCGTGATGATGAAGGCCCCGTGGGCCTGGGCCCTGGCGGTGCGGCTCAAGAACGGAGAAATCCACGTGGAGCGGCACGAGGAGCCCGCCCTCACCGAGCGCTACCCCTTCGCCCGCCTCCCCCTCCTCCGGGGGGTGGTGGCCCTCTTCGACGCCCTTTCCGTGAGCTACCGCGCCCTGGCCCGGAGCGCCGAGCTCGCCGGGGAGGAGGAGGTGCCCAAGGGGGCCCTTTGGGGCACCGTGGCCTTCAGCCTCCTTTTGGGCATCGCCCTGTTCATCGTCCTGCCCGGCTTCCTTGCGGGGCTTTTCCTGGACCCAAGCCGCCACCCCGTGCTCTACAACGGCCTGGCGGGCCTCCTCAAGGTGGGGATCCTTCTGGGCTACCTCCGCCTCATCGGCCGCATGCCGGAAATCCAGCGCTTCTTCATGTACCACGGGGCGGAGCACAAGGCCATCCACGCCTACGAGAAGGGCCTTCCCCTCACGGTGGAAAACGTCCTGGCCCAGCCCCGCTTCCATCCCCGGTGCGGCACCACGTTTATCGCCTTTGTGATCGTGGTGTCGGTCCTGGTTTACAGCTTCATTCCAGCCCCAGAGGTCCTCTGGTGGCGGCTTTTGGCCCGGGTCCTCTTCCTGCCGGTGGTGGCGGCCTTGGCCTTTGAGCTCCTTTACTTTTCCGCCCGGCACAACGATCCCCTTTCCCGCCTTCTGAGGGAGCTTGGCTTCCGCTTCCAGGCCCTCACCGTGGCGGAGCCCACCCCGGAGATGGTGGAGGTGGCCATCCGGAGCACCGAGGCGGCCCTAGGGGAAAAGGTGGTGGCATGA
- the mnmA gene encoding tRNA 2-thiouridine(34) synthase MnmA, which yields MKRVLVAMSGGVDSSVAALLLKEAGYEVVGAMMRFWPDLPPVRLEGGTPRAWESCCTPDAAYEARRVAELLGIPFYLLDYREVFEEEIIQPFLQDYAQGRTPNPCARCNTHVKFGALLQQARRLGLDYVATGHYVRKEGEAVLRGLDPRKDQTYFLWGTPKEAIPHLLFPVGHLTKPEVRALAERAGLPTAKKPESQNLCFVAGDLREFLQSRLKTRPGPVVDALTGEVVGEHQGASLYTLGQRKGLGLFKPHLERYVVGLDPQANLVYVGPKEATLWQGLEGESLNLLAELPEEVEVQVRYRTPPVRARVESLNPLRLRFQEPVFAVTPGQSAVFYQGERLLGGAVIRRGLYNLAGLDLEAPALTFS from the coding sequence ATGAAGCGGGTCCTGGTGGCCATGTCCGGGGGGGTGGACTCCTCCGTGGCCGCCCTTCTCCTGAAGGAGGCGGGCTACGAGGTGGTGGGGGCCATGATGCGCTTCTGGCCCGACCTGCCCCCCGTGCGCCTGGAGGGGGGAACGCCCAGGGCCTGGGAGAGCTGCTGCACCCCCGACGCCGCCTACGAGGCCAGGCGGGTGGCGGAGCTCCTTGGCATCCCCTTCTACCTCCTGGACTACCGCGAGGTCTTTGAGGAGGAAATCATCCAGCCCTTCCTCCAGGACTACGCCCAGGGGCGCACCCCCAACCCCTGCGCCCGCTGCAACACCCACGTGAAGTTCGGGGCCCTCCTCCAACAGGCAAGGAGGCTCGGCCTGGACTACGTGGCCACGGGGCACTACGTGCGCAAGGAGGGGGAAGCCGTCCTCCGGGGCCTGGACCCCAGGAAGGACCAGACCTACTTCCTCTGGGGCACCCCCAAGGAGGCCATTCCCCACCTTCTCTTCCCCGTGGGGCACCTCACCAAGCCCGAGGTGCGGGCCTTGGCGGAACGGGCGGGCCTGCCCACAGCCAAGAAGCCGGAAAGCCAGAACCTTTGCTTCGTGGCGGGGGACCTAAGGGAGTTCCTGCAAAGCCGGCTCAAGACCCGCCCCGGACCCGTGGTGGACGCCCTCACGGGGGAGGTGGTGGGGGAGCACCAGGGGGCAAGCCTCTACACCCTGGGGCAGCGGAAGGGGCTCGGCCTCTTCAAGCCCCACCTGGAGCGGTACGTGGTGGGGCTGGATCCCCAGGCTAACCTCGTCTACGTGGGGCCTAAGGAGGCCACCTTGTGGCAGGGCCTGGAAGGGGAAAGCCTGAACCTCCTGGCCGAGCTTCCCGAGGAGGTGGAGGTGCAGGTGCGCTACCGCACGCCCCCCGTGCGGGCCCGGGTGGAGTCCCTAAACCCCTTGCGCCTCCGCTTCCAGGAACCCGTCTTCGCCGTCACCCCGGGGCAAAGCGCTGTCTTCTATCAGGGGGAAAGGCTTCTGGGCGGGGCGGTGATCCGCCGGGGGCTTTACAACCTGGCGGGGCTTGACCTGGAAGCCCCCGCCCTGACCTTCTCCTGA
- a CDS encoding PstS family phosphate ABC transporter substrate-binding protein has protein sequence MRKAIGLVVLALASAALAQQVVRSDGSSTVYPITQAVAEEFTARNPGVKVVVAFSGTGGGFKKFCRGETDIQNASRPITPEELKVCQENGIAFIEIPVAYDALTVIVNPKNTWATCLKTSELKAIWEPGSKITRWNQIRPNWPNQPLRLFGAGADSGTFDYFTEAIVGKAKAIRTDYQPTEDDNVTIRGVAGDPYAMGFLGVAYYEENKDKVKAVAIDHGKGCVEPGRESVLNGTYQPLARPLFIYVNVKSLDRKEVRDFVDFYLSPAARRAIRSTGYIELPTEAYQIGQELVKRKKTGTFFMDLPAGTPLSKFVEDLKKELK, from the coding sequence ATGCGGAAAGCAATCGGTCTTGTGGTGTTGGCCCTGGCGAGTGCGGCCCTAGCGCAGCAGGTGGTGCGGTCGGACGGCTCCTCCACCGTATACCCCATCACCCAGGCAGTGGCGGAGGAGTTCACCGCCCGAAACCCCGGGGTGAAGGTGGTGGTGGCCTTCTCCGGTACCGGGGGTGGGTTCAAGAAGTTCTGCCGGGGGGAAACGGACATCCAAAACGCCAGCCGCCCCATCACGCCCGAGGAGCTTAAGGTCTGCCAGGAAAACGGCATCGCCTTCATCGAAATCCCCGTGGCCTACGACGCCCTCACCGTGATCGTGAACCCCAAGAACACCTGGGCCACCTGCCTGAAGACCTCCGAGCTCAAGGCCATCTGGGAGCCGGGCTCCAAGATCACCCGCTGGAACCAGATCCGGCCCAACTGGCCCAACCAACCCCTAAGGCTCTTCGGGGCGGGGGCAGACTCCGGCACCTTCGACTACTTCACCGAGGCCATCGTCGGCAAGGCCAAGGCCATCCGCACGGACTACCAACCCACGGAGGACGACAACGTCACCATCCGGGGCGTGGCTGGGGACCCCTACGCCATGGGCTTCCTGGGGGTAGCCTACTACGAGGAGAACAAGGACAAGGTGAAGGCGGTGGCGATAGACCACGGCAAGGGGTGCGTGGAACCTGGCCGTGAAAGCGTCCTCAACGGCACCTACCAACCCCTGGCCCGGCCCCTCTTCATCTACGTGAACGTCAAGAGCCTGGACCGGAAGGAGGTGCGCGACTTTGTGGACTTCTACCTCTCCCCGGCTGCCCGGAGGGCTATCCGCTCCACGGGGTACATCGAGCTTCCCACCGAGGCTTACCAGATCGGCCAGGAGCTGGTGAAGCGGAAGAAGACGGGTACCTTCTTCATGGACTTGCCCGCGGGCACGCCCCTTTCCAAGTTCGTGGAGGACCTGAAGAAGGAGCTCAAGTAG
- the pstC gene encoding phosphate ABC transporter permease subunit PstC — protein MEILKQRPSRHPAEVLTFVLLLLLSSVTLLTTLGVILSLLGDVVEFFRRVPLTEFLLAPEWTPLFANPRYGIAPLLAGTFLVTTIALLVAVPLGLMLAIYLSEYAESATRARVKGVLELFEGIPTVVFGYFALLVVTPLLQRVIPGLSIFNPLSAGLVMGFAIIPYISNVASDAMESVPRSIREAAYALGARPYEVALRVVFPAAISGIIAAIILATSRAVGETMIVAIAAGQRPALTLDPRETIATMTSYIVQAATGDQPTGSTAYYALFAVGFTLFALTLALNILAQWVVERYRERYE, from the coding sequence ATGGAGATCCTGAAGCAGAGGCCCTCGAGGCACCCCGCAGAGGTACTTACCTTCGTCCTTCTCCTCCTCCTTTCCTCCGTGACCCTCCTCACCACCTTGGGGGTCATCCTGAGCCTCCTCGGCGACGTGGTGGAGTTTTTCCGCCGGGTGCCCCTTACGGAGTTCCTCCTCGCCCCCGAGTGGACCCCCCTCTTCGCTAACCCCCGCTACGGCATCGCCCCGCTTTTGGCGGGCACCTTCCTCGTCACCACCATCGCCCTCCTGGTGGCGGTGCCCCTGGGGCTCATGCTCGCCATCTACCTCTCGGAATACGCAGAGTCGGCAACCCGGGCCCGGGTCAAGGGCGTCCTGGAGCTCTTCGAAGGCATCCCCACCGTGGTCTTCGGCTACTTCGCCCTTTTGGTGGTCACACCCCTCCTGCAACGGGTGATCCCCGGGCTGAGCATCTTCAATCCCCTCTCCGCCGGCCTGGTTATGGGCTTCGCCATCATCCCCTACATTTCTAATGTGGCTTCAGACGCCATGGAGTCGGTGCCCCGTTCCATCCGCGAAGCGGCCTACGCCCTGGGCGCAAGACCCTACGAGGTGGCCCTAAGGGTGGTCTTCCCCGCCGCCATCTCCGGCATCATCGCCGCCATCATCCTGGCCACCAGCCGGGCTGTGGGCGAGACCATGATCGTGGCCATCGCCGCCGGACAACGCCCCGCCCTCACCCTAGACCCCCGGGAAACCATCGCCACCATGACCAGCTACATCGTCCAGGCGGCCACCGGCGACCAGCCCACGGGCTCCACCGCCTACTACGCCCTCTTCGCCGTGGGCTTTACCCTCTTTGCCCTCACCCTGGCCCTCAACATCCTGGCCCAGTGGGTGGTGGAGCGGTACCGGGAGCGGTATGAATAA
- the pstA gene encoding phosphate ABC transporter permease PstA, with protein sequence MNKAHTEAFGVDPWKARIDRVFARALVLPLLLALGLLALLLGDTLYRSFSVQVVRADEGPGKTYPFGLSATETLRQDLLARGYTEEEVAFSLQDPKERQVLFLQNRVELMWNTQDGPFRYVVTGVYDERVADFSLAEGLRRWNELKANLKEGERLVLNPWLDQTFLTRTPSRSPLTAGIGVAIWGTVWVLSLALLLAIPVGIGTAILLEEYLREGRFSRVLEVNLRNLAGVPSIVYGLLGLALFVRGMGLGPTILAAALTLGLLGVPVIVVTAREALRAVPESLRLAAFALGATKRQVVFRVVVPAALPGMVTGVILSAARLIGEAAPLLLVGAAAYVPFMPTSPLSQYTVIPVQIYLWISQNQPEFARVAAAGILVMLMVLSVLYLLALYLRNHFRREW encoded by the coding sequence ATGAATAAGGCGCATACGGAAGCTTTCGGCGTGGACCCCTGGAAAGCCCGCATCGACCGGGTCTTCGCCCGCGCCCTCGTCCTTCCCCTCCTCCTGGCCTTAGGCCTTTTGGCCCTCCTCTTGGGCGACACCCTCTACCGGAGCTTCTCCGTCCAAGTGGTGCGGGCGGACGAGGGCCCGGGCAAGACCTACCCCTTTGGCCTTTCCGCCACGGAAACCCTGCGGCAAGACCTCCTGGCCCGGGGCTATACCGAGGAGGAGGTGGCGTTTTCCCTGCAAGACCCCAAGGAGCGGCAGGTTCTCTTCCTGCAAAACCGGGTAGAGCTCATGTGGAACACCCAGGACGGGCCCTTCCGCTACGTGGTCACCGGGGTCTACGATGAGCGGGTGGCGGACTTTTCCTTGGCCGAGGGCCTAAGGCGTTGGAACGAGCTCAAGGCCAACCTAAAGGAGGGGGAACGCCTAGTCCTTAACCCTTGGCTGGACCAGACCTTCCTTACCCGCACCCCTTCCCGCTCCCCCCTCACAGCGGGGATCGGGGTGGCCATCTGGGGCACGGTCTGGGTCCTTTCCTTGGCCCTGCTCCTTGCCATCCCCGTAGGCATCGGCACCGCCATCCTCCTGGAGGAGTACCTAAGGGAAGGAAGGTTTTCCCGGGTGCTGGAGGTGAACCTGCGCAACCTGGCGGGGGTGCCCTCCATCGTCTACGGGCTTTTGGGCCTGGCCCTCTTCGTGCGGGGCATGGGGCTTGGCCCCACCATCTTGGCCGCCGCCCTCACCCTGGGGCTTTTGGGCGTTCCCGTGATCGTGGTCACCGCCCGGGAAGCGCTGAGGGCGGTGCCCGAGTCCCTGCGCCTGGCCGCCTTCGCCCTAGGGGCCACGAAGCGGCAGGTGGTCTTCCGGGTGGTGGTGCCTGCAGCCTTGCCGGGCATGGTCACCGGGGTGATCCTCTCCGCCGCCCGCCTCATCGGCGAGGCCGCTCCCCTCCTCCTGGTGGGGGCAGCGGCCTACGTGCCCTTCATGCCCACAAGCCCCCTATCCCAGTACACGGTCATCCCGGTGCAGATCTACCTTTGGATCAGCCAGAACCAGCCGGAGTTCGCCCGGGTGGCGGCGGCGGGAATTTTGGTAATGCTCATGGTCCTCTCCGTCCTCTATCTCCTGGCGCTCTACCTGCGCAACCACTTTAGGAGGGAATGGTAA
- the pstB gene encoding phosphate ABC transporter ATP-binding protein PstB, which yields MASLEMLKGHETVRTDPVPESEALVDVRHLSLWYGPKQALFDISVRFPKNRVTAIIGPSGCGKSTLLRSLNRMNDLVPGVRVEGEVRYEGVNIYDPRVDPVAVRRHIGMVFQKPNPFPKTIFENVAFGLRLMGVRGSELEDRVVEALKRAALWNEVQDRFKKESGLRLSGGQQQRLCIARAIAVEPPLLLMDEPTSALDPIATQAIEDLILELKERYTVVIVTHNMQQAARVSDRTLFMHLGVLVEEGPTELLFTKPKHPYTEAYITGRFG from the coding sequence ATGGCAAGCCTCGAGATGCTCAAGGGCCACGAGACGGTGCGCACGGACCCCGTCCCCGAAAGCGAGGCGTTGGTGGACGTGCGCCACCTTAGCCTTTGGTACGGGCCCAAACAGGCCCTCTTCGATATCTCCGTCCGCTTCCCCAAAAACCGGGTCACGGCCATCATCGGACCCTCGGGGTGCGGCAAGAGCACCCTTTTGCGCTCCTTGAACCGCATGAACGACCTGGTGCCGGGGGTGCGGGTGGAGGGGGAGGTGCGCTACGAGGGGGTGAACATCTACGACCCCCGGGTGGACCCGGTGGCGGTGCGGCGCCACATCGGCATGGTCTTCCAAAAGCCCAACCCCTTCCCCAAGACCATCTTTGAGAACGTGGCCTTCGGCCTAAGGCTCATGGGGGTAAGGGGAAGCGAGCTGGAGGACCGGGTGGTGGAGGCCCTCAAACGCGCCGCCCTTTGGAACGAGGTGCAAGACCGCTTCAAGAAGGAAAGCGGCCTCCGGCTTTCCGGGGGGCAACAGCAACGGCTGTGCATCGCCCGGGCCATCGCCGTGGAGCCCCCTCTCCTCCTCATGGACGAGCCCACCAGCGCCCTAGACCCCATCGCCACCCAGGCCATCGAGGACCTGATCCTGGAGCTGAAGGAGCGCTACACCGTGGTCATCGTCACCCACAATATGCAGCAGGCAGCGCGGGTTTCCGACCGCACCCTCTTCATGCACCTCGGGGTCTTGGTGGAGGAGGGCCCCACGGAACTCCTCTTCACCAAGCCCAAGCACCCCTACACCGAGGCCTACATCACCGGCCGCTTCGGCTAA
- a CDS encoding MFS transporter, which translates to MSALGLLFLTLFNSVLGLSLLFPILGPLGRELGLSEVQVGLFSTGYALMQFLLSPYWGRRSERGRKPVLLLGILGFALSFLLFGLFALLGQRGLLSPGLLFPLLLLARLFGGAFSSATLPTAQAYVADVTGRESRTSGMALLGAAFGLAVILGPALGAGLAAVFGLLAPVFFASGLALLNALFVALVLPESRPQGEAPKGQLSPWDGRVFPLLLLGFALNLSSVALEQTIAFYFQDRLGLSGVETARTVGTALVLYGLVAVFIQGVLVRKLAWPPRTLLLLGLPVGILGFSLLTVAHTFPLLALGLALQGAGAALAGPGVTAALSLAVGEGEQGLVAGLNSAAQALGRMLGPLLGTGLYRLLPEGPYLLGASLLALSFLLLPALFRRVRL; encoded by the coding sequence ATGTCCGCCCTCGGTCTCCTCTTCCTCACCCTCTTCAATAGCGTCCTAGGGCTATCCCTCCTGTTCCCTATCCTGGGGCCCCTGGGCCGGGAACTGGGGCTAAGCGAGGTCCAGGTGGGCCTCTTCTCCACGGGCTACGCCCTCATGCAGTTCCTCCTTTCCCCCTACTGGGGCAGGCGAAGCGAGCGGGGTAGAAAGCCGGTGCTCCTTTTGGGGATCCTAGGCTTTGCCCTAAGCTTTCTCCTCTTCGGCCTCTTCGCCCTCTTAGGGCAGAGGGGCCTCCTCTCTCCAGGCCTCCTCTTTCCCCTTCTCCTCCTGGCCAGACTTTTTGGCGGAGCCTTTAGCTCCGCTACCTTGCCCACGGCCCAAGCCTACGTGGCGGACGTGACGGGGCGGGAAAGCCGCACCTCCGGCATGGCCCTTTTGGGAGCGGCCTTCGGCCTGGCGGTGATCCTGGGGCCGGCCCTGGGGGCGGGGCTCGCCGCGGTCTTTGGCCTCTTGGCCCCGGTCTTCTTCGCCAGCGGGCTGGCGCTTCTCAACGCCCTCTTTGTGGCCCTGGTCCTGCCCGAATCCCGCCCCCAAGGGGAGGCGCCCAAAGGCCAGCTTTCCCCTTGGGACGGGAGGGTTTTCCCCCTTTTGCTCCTGGGCTTTGCCCTAAACCTGTCCAGCGTGGCCCTGGAGCAGACCATCGCTTTTTACTTCCAAGACCGCTTGGGCTTAAGCGGGGTGGAAACCGCCCGCACGGTGGGGACGGCCTTGGTGCTCTACGGGCTCGTGGCGGTCTTCATCCAGGGGGTGCTGGTGCGGAAGCTCGCCTGGCCCCCCAGGACCCTCCTCCTTTTAGGGCTTCCCGTGGGAATTTTAGGGTTTTCCCTCCTGACGGTGGCCCACACCTTTCCCCTCCTCGCCCTGGGGCTTGCCCTGCAGGGGGCGGGGGCAGCCTTGGCAGGACCAGGGGTGACGGCGGCCCTTTCCCTGGCGGTGGGGGAGGGGGAGCAAGGGCTCGTGGCGGGGCTCAACAGCGCCGCCCAGGCCCTGGGGCGGATGCTCGGGCCCCTTTTGGGCACAGGCCTCTACCGCCTCCTGCCCGAGGGGCCCTACCTCTTGGGCGCAAGCCTCCTGGCGCTTTCCTTCCTCCTCCTCCCGGCCCTTTTCCGGCGGGTGCGGCTCTGA
- the recF gene encoding DNA replication and repair protein RecF (All proteins in this family for which functions are known are DNA-binding proteins that assist the filamentation of RecA onto DNA for the initiation of recombination or recombinational repair.): protein MRLLLLRQRNFRNLAFSAFRPPQGLFALVGGNAQGKTGLLWSIHLVLGGEVRATMGDLVRFGEKEAWLFAEVETELGVFRVEQRLTPEGRGIFLNEKAVSLKALWELPGSVLVSPEDVEVVLGAKEERRGFLDRLIGRFSRRYTALLSAYEKALRQRNALLKVGGEGLEAWDRELARYGEEIMALRRRFLKRFLPTFQEVHRSLAPLEAGLILEETVRGNFLEALAERREEERERGQTLVGPHRDDLVFLLAGRPAHRFASRGEAKALALALRLAEHRLLWEHHGEAPLLLVDEWSEELDEARRQAVLAYAQGLPQAVLAGLWAPEGIPVCTMEGGVVLCPGG from the coding sequence ATGCGCCTTCTCCTCCTCCGGCAGAGGAACTTCCGCAACCTGGCCTTTTCCGCCTTCCGGCCGCCCCAGGGCCTTTTCGCCCTGGTGGGGGGAAACGCCCAGGGGAAGACGGGGCTCCTTTGGAGCATCCACCTCGTGCTCGGGGGGGAGGTGCGGGCCACCATGGGCGATTTGGTGCGCTTTGGGGAAAAGGAGGCTTGGCTTTTTGCCGAGGTGGAAACCGAGCTAGGGGTCTTCCGGGTGGAACAGCGCCTCACCCCCGAAGGAAGGGGGATTTTCTTGAACGAGAAAGCCGTGAGCCTGAAGGCGCTTTGGGAGCTTCCCGGCTCGGTGCTGGTTTCCCCCGAGGACGTGGAGGTGGTGCTGGGGGCCAAGGAGGAGCGTCGGGGCTTCCTGGACCGGCTCATCGGGCGGTTTTCCCGCCGCTACACCGCCCTCCTCTCCGCCTACGAGAAGGCCCTGAGGCAGCGGAACGCCCTGCTTAAGGTTGGGGGGGAGGGCCTCGAGGCCTGGGACCGGGAGCTCGCCCGCTACGGGGAGGAGATCATGGCCTTGCGGCGTCGCTTTTTAAAGCGTTTTCTGCCCACTTTCCAGGAGGTGCACCGAAGCCTGGCTCCCCTCGAGGCGGGCCTTATCCTGGAGGAAACGGTGCGGGGGAACTTCCTGGAAGCGTTGGCCGAGCGGCGGGAGGAGGAGCGGGAGCGGGGGCAGACCCTGGTGGGCCCCCACCGGGACGACCTGGTCTTCCTCCTGGCGGGCCGCCCCGCCCACCGCTTCGCCAGCCGGGGGGAGGCCAAGGCCCTGGCCCTAGCCCTGCGGCTAGCGGAGCACCGCCTCCTTTGGGAGCACCACGGGGAAGCTCCCCTCCTCCTGGTGGACGAGTGGAGCGAGGAGCTGGACGAGGCGCGAAGGCAGGCGGTCTTGGCCTACGCCCAAGGGCTTCCCCAGGCGGTTTTGGCGGGGCTATGGGCCCCGGAAGGCATCCCCGTGTGCACCATGGAAGGAGGGGTGGTGCTATGCCCTGGCGGGTAA
- a CDS encoding DUF721 domain-containing protein, which yields MPWRVKDLVPEALKKAGGKEKLWRGLVLAAWKEVVGKELARLTEAVGLEGNTLLVRVADPLTAHHLAYSRLALLRRYQERFPGAVEEIRFLVGPLETPPPPPPKPPENPEAARQALKLAQEAPPELRERVARAALALFARQTGSPCPICGAPSEHHPCPTCRRLLESPAVRKEAERLRRGQTARLEGEALLVARHLARERLLAEMRELYPEALRERNLIPLLQDLAQRYKALFPEEPLPEGVQSLLRLEPG from the coding sequence ATGCCCTGGCGGGTAAAGGACCTGGTGCCCGAGGCCCTAAAGAAAGCGGGGGGGAAGGAAAAGCTTTGGCGCGGGCTTGTGCTCGCCGCCTGGAAGGAGGTGGTGGGCAAAGAGCTCGCCCGGCTCACCGAGGCGGTGGGCCTGGAGGGAAACACCCTGTTGGTGCGGGTGGCCGACCCCCTCACCGCCCACCACCTCGCCTATAGCCGCCTCGCCCTCCTCCGCCGCTACCAGGAGCGCTTTCCCGGGGCGGTGGAGGAGATCCGCTTCCTGGTGGGGCCTCTGGAAACCCCGCCCCCGCCTCCCCCTAAGCCGCCGGAAAACCCCGAGGCGGCGCGCCAGGCCCTCAAGCTGGCCCAAGAAGCCCCGCCCGAGCTCCGGGAGCGGGTGGCCCGGGCCGCCTTGGCCCTCTTCGCCCGCCAGACGGGAAGCCCCTGCCCCATCTGCGGCGCCCCCAGCGAACACCACCCCTGCCCCACCTGCCGCCGCCTCCTGGAAAGCCCCGCCGTGCGGAAGGAGGCGGAAAGGCTACGAAGGGGGCAGACCGCCCGGCTGGAAGGGGAAGCGCTCCTTGTGGCGCGGCACCTGGCCCGGGAACGCCTCCTGGCCGAGATGCGGGAGCTTTACCCCGAGGCCCTGCGGGAAAGAAATCTTATCCCCTTGCTCCAAGACTTAGCCCAGCGCTACAAGGCCCTTTTCCCGGAAGAGCCCTTACCCGAAGGCGTACAAAGCCTCCTACGGCTAGAACCAGGTTAA
- a CDS encoding asparaginase, whose translation MNAWVYAYRGGLVENRHRVSLAVFGREGVLAYAGEPGLVAYLRSSAKPFQALALYLTGAVERFGLGEEEVALATASHDGTEAHVAVAARFLAKLGLGPEHLVCGVHPPFSKEAKQALERAGLSPTPLHHNCSGKHAGMLAAALALGASVEGYHLPDHPVQLLNRRTLRELSGTEPLYAIDGCSVPTFALPLARAARAFYLLAAPEEAPEAYAEPLRRVREAMRRHPHLVAGPGSIDTWLMERLPVVAKRGADGYYGLALLESPKGPLGVALKVEDGATQAREVLVVALLRALGLDPGPTPWDRPEIRNHRGLGVGHLEAHLTLTWF comes from the coding sequence GTGAACGCTTGGGTGTACGCCTACCGCGGCGGGCTGGTGGAAAACCGACACCGGGTTTCCCTGGCCGTCTTTGGCCGGGAAGGGGTTTTGGCCTACGCCGGGGAGCCGGGCCTGGTGGCTTACCTGCGCTCCTCCGCCAAGCCCTTCCAGGCCCTGGCCCTTTACCTAACGGGGGCTGTGGAGCGCTTTGGTCTGGGGGAAGAGGAGGTGGCCCTGGCCACCGCCAGCCACGACGGCACCGAGGCCCACGTGGCCGTGGCCGCCCGCTTTTTGGCCAAGCTGGGCCTGGGGCCTGAGCACTTGGTCTGCGGGGTTCACCCCCCCTTTTCCAAGGAGGCGAAGCAGGCCCTGGAGCGGGCGGGGCTTTCCCCTACCCCCCTCCACCACAACTGCTCGGGTAAGCACGCCGGCATGCTGGCCGCCGCCTTGGCCTTGGGGGCTTCCGTGGAGGGGTACCACCTGCCCGACCACCCGGTGCAACTCCTGAACCGCAGGACCCTGAGGGAGCTTTCGGGGACCGAGCCCCTTTACGCCATCGACGGCTGCAGCGTGCCCACCTTCGCCCTGCCCCTGGCCCGGGCGGCCCGGGCTTTTTACCTTTTGGCGGCCCCGGAGGAGGCTCCCGAGGCGTATGCGGAGCCTTTAAGAAGGGTGCGGGAGGCCATGCGCCGCCACCCCCACCTGGTGGCGGGGCCGGGGAGCATCGATACCTGGCTCATGGAGCGGCTCCCGGTGGTAGCCAAACGGGGAGCGGATGGCTATTACGGCCTAGCCCTCTTGGAAAGCCCCAAGGGACCCTTGGGCGTGGCCCTCAAGGTGGAGGACGGGGCTACCCAGGCCCGGGAGGTGTTGGTGGTGGCCCTCCTCCGGGCCTTGGGCCTGGACCCCGGCCCAACCCCTTGGGACCGGCCCGAGATCCGGAACCACCGGGGCCTGGGGGTAGGCCACCTCGAGGCCCACCTGACCTTAACCTGGTTCTAG
- a CDS encoding DUF309 domain-containing protein — MGVLEEALALWREGRYFEVHEVLEGAWLGAQGEERRFLQGLILLAAALHQRALGQSGLRNLRKAEARLRGLSNPYAGVDWEALLAEARRRLGA, encoded by the coding sequence ATGGGGGTGTTGGAGGAAGCCCTGGCCCTGTGGCGGGAGGGGCGCTACTTTGAGGTGCACGAGGTCTTGGAAGGGGCCTGGCTTGGGGCCCAAGGGGAGGAGCGGCGCTTTCTTCAGGGCCTCATTCTCCTCGCCGCCGCCCTGCACCAAAGGGCCTTGGGCCAAAGCGGCCTAAGGAACCTGAGGAAGGCGGAAGCCCGGCTAAGGGGCCTTTCCAACCCCTATGCGGGCGTGGACTGGGAGGCGCTTTTGGCGGAGGCCCGGCGTAGACTTGGGGCGTGA